The Nonlabens spongiae genome contains a region encoding:
- a CDS encoding BamA/TamA family outer membrane protein, protein MRNQTISLRLLVLIIFIVLPFNGQAQEQEEDSKFIKDLKEFFTFYPNLKAAERDSTIYLQKFIAAPVVSYSPETNFGLGVGAKYLFKFNGSGEETRVSNMPITAQYTLNSQFFLYSGFEIFTNQEKWVIEGNILFQNYPLKYYGIGNNTPDSREERYDYTQFLFEPIFLKQMFTRYLFIGAGVRYNTIYGVDTVEGGAVETDAVDGFDGSTSAGAEVAALYDSRDIILNASEGWYLEFTHGEYFEALGGTNKFNLTRVDLRHYLDLSPRNHDVLAFQFVGRAVRGDQPLSEYSFFGSSEIMRGYQEGRFIDRDLLAAQVEYRKRFGDSRWGAVAFLGAGDVYRNIDQAQFETIKPNYGVGLRWMLDKSENLNLRLDWGFGQGTNNLYLSIAEAF, encoded by the coding sequence TTGAGAAATCAAACCATTTCACTTCGTCTGCTCGTCTTAATAATATTTATAGTTTTGCCTTTTAATGGGCAAGCTCAGGAGCAGGAAGAGGACAGTAAATTCATAAAAGACCTCAAAGAGTTTTTTACTTTTTACCCCAACCTAAAAGCGGCAGAACGCGACTCTACCATCTATTTACAAAAATTCATTGCCGCGCCCGTTGTGAGCTATTCACCTGAAACTAATTTTGGTCTAGGAGTAGGAGCAAAATACCTATTTAAATTTAATGGTAGCGGTGAAGAGACTCGTGTCTCAAACATGCCCATTACCGCTCAATATACACTTAACAGTCAGTTTTTTCTCTATTCTGGATTTGAGATTTTTACTAATCAAGAGAAATGGGTTATTGAAGGGAACATCCTGTTTCAGAATTATCCTTTAAAATATTATGGGATAGGGAACAATACACCTGATAGTCGTGAAGAGCGATACGATTACACCCAATTTTTATTTGAACCCATCTTCTTGAAACAAATGTTCACCCGCTACCTCTTTATAGGGGCTGGTGTGCGATATAATACTATTTATGGTGTCGATACAGTAGAGGGAGGCGCGGTAGAAACTGACGCTGTAGATGGTTTTGACGGTTCGACATCAGCAGGAGCAGAGGTTGCTGCACTTTATGATAGTCGCGATATCATTCTAAACGCATCTGAGGGTTGGTATCTTGAATTTACCCATGGAGAGTATTTTGAAGCTTTGGGAGGAACAAATAAATTCAATCTAACCCGTGTAGATCTGCGCCACTATCTAGATCTATCACCCAGAAATCATGATGTTCTTGCTTTTCAATTTGTAGGTCGCGCAGTGAGAGGTGACCAGCCGCTTTCTGAATACTCCTTTTTCGGAAGTAGTGAGATCATGAGGGGTTATCAAGAGGGGCGATTCATAGACAGAGACCTTCTTGCCGCTCAGGTTGAATACAGAAAACGTTTTGGTGACAGTCGCTGGGGCGCCGTGGCTTTTCTTGGAGCTGGTGACGTGTATCGCAATATTGACCAGGCGCAATTTGAAACCATCAAGCCTAACTACGGCGTGGGACTGAGATGGATGCTCGATAAGTCAGAAAACCTAAACTTAAGGTTGGACTGGGGATTCGGTCAGGGTACTAATAACCTTTATTTGAGTATCGCAGAGGCGTTTTAA
- the scpA gene encoding methylmalonyl-CoA mutase: protein MKRKNISNIKADYAFSKQEVKSSKFETSEGIHIKKKYTQEDVQDLEHLDFAAGIAPNLRGPYSTMYVRRPWTVRQYAGFSSATESNAFYKRNLAAGQKGLSVAFDLATHRGYDSDHERVVGDVGKAGVAIDSVEDMKILFDSIPLDKMSVSMTMNGAVLPIMAFYIVAAQEQGVDTQALSGTIQNDILKEFMVRNTYIYPPQPSMRIISDIFEYTSKNMPRFNSISISGYHMYEAGATSDIELAYTLADGLEYVRKGLAAGMDIDTFAPRLSFFWAIGMNHFMEIAKMRAARMLWAKMIKQFNPKNPKSLALRTHCQTSGWSLTEQDPFNNVARTAIEASAAAFGGTQSLHTNALDEAIALPTDFSARIARNTQLFLQEETGITKTVDPWAGSYYVESLTDQIAYKAWGLIEEVEELGGMTKAIEAGIPKMRIEEAAAKKQARIDSGVDTIIGVNKYPSPDEDLIDTLEVDNAAVREEQIQRLKEIKNTRDNDKVKTALENLTRAAQNKDQNLLELAVIAAKERATLGEISDALEKEFGRYRAEIKSVQGVYKKEIMDDSAFAKAQQLADNFAKGEGRRPRIMIAKMGQDGHDRGAKVVATGYADVGFDVDIGPLFQTPKEAAKQAVENDVHVLGISSLAAGHKTLVPQVMAELKNYGREDIMIIVGGVIPRKDYEFLFNEGVAAVFGPGTKISEAAIDILTLLGAEN, encoded by the coding sequence ATGAAAAGAAAAAATATATCCAACATAAAAGCTGATTACGCATTCTCAAAACAAGAGGTCAAGTCAAGTAAGTTTGAGACTTCAGAGGGAATTCATATCAAGAAGAAGTACACTCAAGAAGATGTACAAGATTTGGAACACCTTGATTTTGCAGCAGGAATAGCACCTAATTTGCGTGGCCCTTATTCGACCATGTATGTTCGTCGCCCTTGGACGGTACGTCAATACGCTGGTTTTTCAAGTGCAACGGAATCCAATGCATTTTATAAACGTAATCTAGCGGCAGGTCAAAAAGGCCTTTCGGTTGCATTTGATTTAGCCACACACAGAGGTTATGACAGTGATCACGAGCGCGTAGTGGGTGATGTAGGTAAAGCTGGTGTGGCAATAGACAGTGTGGAGGACATGAAGATTTTATTTGACTCCATCCCGCTGGATAAGATGTCGGTTTCCATGACCATGAATGGGGCGGTTTTACCAATTATGGCTTTTTACATCGTCGCGGCACAAGAGCAAGGAGTGGATACTCAGGCGTTAAGCGGTACCATTCAAAATGACATCCTCAAGGAATTTATGGTGCGCAATACGTATATCTATCCGCCGCAGCCTAGCATGAGGATCATCTCTGATATTTTTGAATACACGAGCAAGAATATGCCGCGATTCAACTCCATCTCCATATCGGGTTACCACATGTATGAAGCTGGTGCTACCAGTGATATCGAGCTCGCCTACACGCTTGCAGACGGTCTGGAGTATGTACGAAAAGGGCTCGCAGCAGGCATGGATATCGATACCTTTGCTCCTCGCCTCTCCTTTTTCTGGGCGATCGGTATGAACCATTTTATGGAGATTGCTAAGATGCGTGCAGCGCGCATGCTTTGGGCAAAAATGATCAAACAGTTTAATCCAAAAAATCCAAAATCACTCGCTCTAAGAACTCATTGTCAGACTTCTGGATGGTCACTAACCGAGCAAGACCCGTTCAATAATGTGGCCCGCACGGCAATTGAGGCATCGGCGGCGGCGTTTGGTGGGACGCAAAGTCTGCACACAAATGCCTTGGATGAAGCCATCGCGTTGCCGACTGACTTTTCGGCGCGTATTGCGAGAAACACACAATTGTTTCTGCAAGAAGAAACGGGCATTACAAAAACTGTTGATCCCTGGGCTGGAAGTTATTACGTCGAGAGTCTGACCGATCAAATCGCTTACAAAGCATGGGGATTAATTGAAGAGGTAGAAGAACTCGGCGGTATGACCAAAGCCATTGAAGCAGGAATTCCTAAAATGCGTATTGAGGAGGCCGCTGCCAAAAAGCAGGCCCGCATCGATTCTGGCGTGGACACGATTATAGGCGTGAATAAATACCCGAGTCCCGATGAGGATCTGATCGATACTCTAGAAGTTGACAACGCTGCGGTGCGTGAAGAACAGATTCAGCGTCTTAAGGAAATCAAGAATACCCGAGATAATGATAAGGTGAAAACCGCTTTAGAAAATCTCACCCGAGCTGCTCAAAATAAAGATCAAAATTTGCTTGAGCTAGCCGTGATTGCTGCTAAAGAACGTGCTACATTAGGCGAGATTTCAGATGCGTTGGAAAAAGAATTCGGGCGTTATCGAGCCGAGATCAAGAGCGTTCAAGGCGTTTATAAAAAGGAGATTATGGATGATTCCGCTTTCGCGAAAGCGCAACAACTAGCCGACAATTTTGCTAAAGGAGAAGGCCGCAGACCACGCATCATGATCGCAAAAATGGGTCAGGACGGGCATGACCGAGGCGCCAAAGTCGTCGCCACAGGCTATGCCGATGTGGGATTTGATGTAGACATAGGCCCTTTATTCCAGACGCCGAAAGAAGCCGCAAAACAAGCCGTGGAAAATGACGTGCACGTGCTGGGAATATCCTCACTGGCGGCGGGACACAAGACGCTGGTGCCACAAGTAATGGCAGAATTGAAAAATTACGGTCGCGAGGACATAATGATCATCGTAGGCGGTGTCATACCTAGAAAAGACTATGAATTCTTGTTCAACGAGGGCGTTGCTGCCGTTTTTGGACCTGGTACGAAGATCAGTGAGGCTGCGATTGATATTTTGACTTTATTGGGTGCTGAGAATTAA
- a CDS encoding glutaredoxin family protein, with protein MPQLELYGTDWCTKSSALRNYMQSKWIIFKDFNVEKDEAAADRVRALYDGKLKFPTVKYGEQFLKNPNFKELNEFLKQHGIGE; from the coding sequence ATGCCACAACTTGAACTTTACGGTACGGACTGGTGCACAAAATCATCTGCCCTGCGCAATTATATGCAGTCCAAATGGATCATTTTTAAAGATTTTAATGTGGAAAAAGATGAAGCCGCAGCTGATCGCGTGCGCGCGCTTTATGATGGTAAGCTCAAATTTCCAACGGTTAAGTATGGAGAACAATTCCTAAAAAATCCCAATTTCAAAGAATTGAACGAGTTTTTAAAACAACATGGGATAGGGGAGTAG
- a CDS encoding transposase — MKKSKFTKSQIIKVFKENVQGRSVGDLSRELGIDKSTFYYWLKKYGGMDRQELKRLKEFAEENKKLKQMYADVSLDNKMLKDILSKKF; from the coding sequence GTGAAGAAAAGCAAGTTTACGAAGAGCCAGATCATCAAGGTGTTCAAAGAAAATGTACAAGGTAGATCGGTAGGTGATCTGTCCAGAGAACTAGGTATTGACAAGAGTACATTTTACTACTGGCTAAAGAAGTACGGTGGAATGGATCGTCAAGAGCTAAAACGTCTTAAAGAGTTTGCAGAAGAAAACAAAAAACTCAAACAGATGTACGCTGATGTGAGTTTAGATAACAAGATGCTAAAAGACATCCTGTCAAAAAAGTTCTAG
- a CDS encoding HupE/UreJ family protein has product MRPVPRIFFILIILILPSLSWAHDVTSADQEILNNGDLWAYIYVGATHMLTGYDHLLFLAGVIFFLKDFWDILKFITAFTLGHCITLIAATYLGFSVNEYFIDAFIALSVFYKGFENLKGFKRIFKSKAPNLLFMVFGFGLIHGLGLSARLQSFEMGQDQFLLKILSFNLGVELGQVLALIPIIFLIRFWQKFNSYKAFYKAANVYLMLAGVALFIWQVYLAISS; this is encoded by the coding sequence ATGAGACCAGTTCCAAGAATTTTTTTTATTCTAATCATATTGATATTACCATCACTTTCATGGGCGCATGATGTGACCAGTGCAGATCAGGAAATCCTGAATAATGGAGATTTATGGGCTTACATCTATGTAGGTGCGACACACATGCTCACAGGTTATGATCATTTATTGTTTCTGGCAGGTGTTATTTTCTTCTTGAAAGATTTCTGGGACATTCTGAAATTCATTACAGCATTTACTCTGGGACACTGCATTACCCTGATCGCGGCAACATATTTAGGCTTTTCGGTAAATGAGTATTTTATTGATGCCTTCATCGCACTGAGCGTTTTTTATAAAGGATTTGAAAATCTCAAAGGTTTTAAACGCATTTTCAAATCAAAAGCTCCCAATTTGTTATTTATGGTTTTCGGTTTTGGATTGATTCATGGTTTGGGGCTCTCGGCACGATTACAGTCCTTTGAGATGGGGCAGGATCAATTTCTACTGAAGATTTTGAGTTTCAACCTGGGAGTAGAATTAGGTCAGGTACTTGCCTTGATCCCGATCATCTTCTTGATACGTTTCTGGCAGAAGTTTAATTCTTACAAAGCGTTTTATAAAGCCGCTAATGTTTATTTAATGCTCGCTGGAGTGGCGCTATTTATATGGCAGGTTTACTTGGCTATTAGCTCCTAA
- a CDS encoding DUF4198 domain-containing protein yields MKKYFLLFLVIALCSHDMFLKFDDYFLNADSQATLQLFNGTFDKSDNVIDRDRMLDASMVAHGRRIVIDSSQWYDKETTTFLDFKTGDPGTYVLGVSTAPRNIEMTADKFNDYLEHDGVVDMLLSRKRNNQLDQDVNEKYSKHVKTIFQVGDQLTNDWKTELGYPIEFVPLENPYDLHAGHEMRVKLLLSGEPLANQLVLIGHEVMDKTHTHDGSTHSHEDAEQGHTHEGQLELRTDSNGILNFDITESGVWHLRTIHMTEVEDVELTHESNWATLTFQIGDGHEHDDDSHSHDDAHSHEPEFPTTLFLIISLLVVLGLFLFFKFKK; encoded by the coding sequence ATGAAAAAATACTTTTTACTCTTTCTCGTCATTGCGTTATGCAGTCACGATATGTTCTTAAAATTTGACGACTATTTTCTAAATGCTGATTCTCAAGCCACGCTACAGCTTTTTAATGGAACCTTTGATAAAAGTGATAACGTCATAGATCGTGACCGTATGCTGGACGCATCTATGGTTGCTCACGGTCGAAGAATAGTAATTGATTCCAGTCAATGGTACGATAAGGAGACCACAACCTTTCTTGATTTCAAAACTGGCGATCCAGGAACCTATGTTTTAGGCGTAAGTACCGCACCGCGCAACATTGAAATGACAGCTGATAAATTCAATGATTATCTAGAACACGATGGAGTTGTGGATATGTTGCTTTCGCGAAAGCGTAACAATCAACTGGATCAAGATGTTAATGAGAAGTATTCCAAACATGTAAAAACTATTTTTCAGGTAGGCGATCAACTTACCAACGATTGGAAAACGGAACTGGGTTATCCCATAGAATTTGTACCTCTTGAAAATCCTTATGATCTGCATGCGGGACATGAGATGCGTGTAAAACTGCTACTTAGCGGTGAGCCACTGGCAAATCAGTTGGTTCTAATCGGTCATGAGGTAATGGATAAAACCCATACACACGACGGTTCCACACACTCGCATGAAGATGCAGAACAAGGGCATACTCATGAGGGCCAGCTCGAGTTGCGCACAGATTCTAACGGTATACTGAACTTTGACATTACAGAATCTGGGGTATGGCACTTGAGAACCATTCACATGACTGAAGTAGAAGATGTGGAACTTACACACGAGTCCAACTGGGCTACACTAACCTTCCAGATAGGTGATGGTCATGAGCATGATGACGACTCGCACTCTCATGATGATGCTCACTCTCATGAACCTGAGTTTCCTACCACGCTTTTTTTAATTATCAGTCTGCTGGTTGTTTTAGGACTATTCCTGTTTTTCAAGTTCAAAAAGTAA